A single Watersipora subatra chromosome 7, tzWatSuba1.1, whole genome shotgun sequence DNA region contains:
- the LOC137400393 gene encoding probable serine/threonine-protein kinase clkA: MVQKRHPYNSFSETHELYKAEYNETYPLGRTKFAELRPAQACPRDDMPHNYNSSNHYSSSNKYNSSNQYNSNNQYNSSNQYNSSNQYNSSNQYNSNNQYNSSNQYNSSNQYNSRNQYNSSKQYNSSKQYNSSNQYNSSNQYNSNNQYNSSNQYNSSNQYNSINQYNSSNQYNSSNQYNSSNQYNSNNQYNSSNQYNSSNQYNSNNQYNSNNQYNSSNQYNSSNQYNSSNQYNSNNHSNQYNSSNQYNSNSQYNSSNQYNSSNQYNSSNQYNSSNQYNSNNQYNSSKQYNSGSNQCNNSKLT; the protein is encoded by the exons ATGGTTCAGAAGCGCCATCCTTACAATAGCTTCAGTGAGACACATGAGCTCTACAAGGCGGAGTACAATGAGACATACCCTTTGGGTAGAACCAAGTTTGCTGAGCTTAGACCTGCTCAAGCATGTCCTCGAGATGATATGCCTCATAAT TATAATAGTAGcaaccattatagtagtagcaACAAGTATAATAGTAGCAATCAGTATAATAGTAACAACCAGTATAATAGTAGCAACCAGTATAATAGTAGCAACCAGTATAATAGTAGCAATCAGTATAATAGTAACAACCAGTATAATAGTAGCAATCAGTATAATAGTAGCAATCAGTATAATAGTAGAAATCAGTATAATAGTAGCAAACAGTATAATAGTAGCAAACAGTATAATAGTAGCAACCAGTATAATAGTAGCAATCAGTATAATAGTAACAACCAGTATAATAGTAGCAATCAGTATAATAGTAGCAATCAGTATAATAGTATCAACCAGTATAATAGTAGCAACCAGTATAATAGTAGCAACCAGTATAATAGTAGCAATCAGTATAATAGTAACAACCAGTATAATAGTAGCAATCAGTATAATAGTAGCAATCAGTATAATAGTAACAACCAGTATAATAGTAACAACCAGTATAATAGTAGCAACCAGTATAATAGTAGCAACCAGTATAATAGTAGCAATCAGTATAATAGTAACAACCA TAGCAATCAGTATAATAGTAGCAACCAGTATAATAGTAACAGCCAGTATAATAGTAGCAACCAGTATAATAGTAGCAACCAGTATAATAGTAGCAACCAGTATAATAGTAGCAATCAGTATAATAGTAACAACCAGTATAATAGTAGCAAACAGTATAATAGTGGTAGCAACCAGTGTAATAATAGCAAATTAACCTAA